One Pempheris klunzingeri isolate RE-2024b chromosome 22, fPemKlu1.hap1, whole genome shotgun sequence DNA segment encodes these proteins:
- the mansc1 gene encoding MANSC domain-containing protein 1, protein MTPPASPPSWAFGLLAAVLLMSSLPVSAVDPETCFSRQHQSVIVNVRQALNRPATAMDARAVQSERDCVLACCSEEVKPGAKCNMAVFNGNKPPREDNCFLFHCQTEQDCPLMKAQDGINTYDIYKGLIHPTTMRPVAMATTMDQTTTTTTTTTHTPTTPTTTTTTRRSTTTPPTTTTTTTTTTTSAPTTTQAPATTAAPPPIIVIATMPVVTPAPTSTTTTATTTTRAPTTKTTTTTPAPPVMPAAAKKPNKTSKKQNKTAKKVKPHPVSTTPSARPATTSLRVVTATKEAAPRTTSKPTTTTTTSLVIVPKDAVQSDHALQNSSAGRGKAAAARGAMKSGVVAFMVLGLAVLTLALAVGGRKAMESFDRRHYTRLELNDLHYEV, encoded by the exons ATGACTCCTCCAGCGTCTCCACCCTCGTGGGCGTTCGGCCTGCTCGCCGCCGTGCTGCTGATGTCGTCGCTTCCCGTGTCAGCCGTGGACCCGGAGACGTGTTTCTCCAGACAGCACCAGAGCGTCATCGTCAACGTCCGACAGGCCTTAAACAGGCCGGCGACGGCCATGGACGCCCGGGCGGTGCAGTCGGAGCGGGACTGTGTCCTCGCCTGCTGCTCAGAGGAAGTGAAGCCAG GTGCAAAGTGCAACATGGCCGTGTTCAACGGCAACAAACCGCCGCGTGAGGACAACTGCTTCCTGTTCCACTGTCAGACGGAGCAGGACTGTCCTCTGATGAAGGCTCAGGACGGCATCAACACCTACGACATCTACAAAG GTTTGATTCATCCGACCACGATGAgacctgttgccatggcgaccaCCATGGAccaaaccaccaccaccaccaccaccaccacacacaccccGACTACaccaacaaccaccaccaccaccaggcgAAGCACAACAACGCcgccaaccaccaccaccaccaccaccaccaccacaacctcTGCGCCGACGACCACGCAGGCCCCCGCCACCACAGCGGCACCTCCACCCATCATCGTCATCGCCACGATGCCTGTGGTAACTCCAGcacccaccagcaccaccaccacagcaaCCACCACCACAAGAGCTCCTACGACgaaaaccaccaccaccacccccgccccccccgTCATGCCTGCGGCGgcaaaaaagccaaataaaacCAGCAAGAAGCAAAATAAAACGGCCAAGAAGGTGAAGCCTCATCCTGTCAGCACCACGCCCTCCGCCCGGCCCGCCACCACATCACTGCGTGTCGTAACGGCGACCAAAGAGGCTGCACCAAGAACTACTTCCAAACCTACGACCACTACTACTA CGAGTCTGGTCATCGTCCCCAAAGACGCCGTCCAGTCCGACCACGCCCTGCAGAACTCCAGCGCCGGCCGGGGGAAGGCGGCGGCGGCGCGGGGGGCGATGAAGAGCGGCGTGGTGGCGTTCATGGTGCTGGGGCTCGCCGTGCTCACACTGGCCCTGGCCGTGGGCGGGCGCAAGGCGATGGAGTCCTTCGACAGACGCCATTACACGAGACTGGAGCTGAACGACCTCCACTACGAGGTGTGA